Within the Gossypium raimondii isolate GPD5lz chromosome 12, ASM2569854v1, whole genome shotgun sequence genome, the region gtataaggactaaattgcataaaaggtgaAAGTTGAGttattgattaaagaaaattaaagggactaaagaagcaattatgctATTGTTTCTTAATGAGGCCGCATAAGGtagattttttgaatttattaaatatatattctagaataaaccttaaaagtatatatattatattatataataatatattaatgtataataaaataaaagaattaaaagatagaaaacaaaaacgaaacagaaggaaaaagaaagaaaaaagaaaagaaaaggagaaagaaggAGACGAAGGCCTTAAGGTTTCAAAGTTCCAAGTTATTTTCATGTAAGTCTAATATTTAGTTCCTTTTATTAATAACATGTTTAGTTAtttgtcttttaatttaattcaatttaatatttttgtttcatttagtttttcacataatattatattatctatgTAGACTTGatcatttggaaaaataatttgtgtCAATTTTTCATTGGTGGTTTAACAATTCATTGATTTATGTTAAACCCGGTACCATAATAATACATATCTTAATAGTTCATGTACCACATTAGACATTTTCAAAGTAGAGATACCATattgaacattttataaaagtatatgcaccaaaataaaataaatattgatagtTCAGTACCGCATTAGATATTTTTGAAGTACAAGTACTACATTGGACATTTTATGAAAGTATAAGTACCAAATGGAAAATTAgcccaatttaaaatttatgcaatCACTTTtgaatagattttaattttaaatttaaataaattattaaataaagttatctaattaacatattttaaatactatCTTATCTGTAATTAAGATGTGATATTCGGTAGGCATTTATGTCAATTAACACTTGCcaaattatggttttaaaatttactaaaaatattaaaagttacaatatttaaatataaaaataaatatgagtacatgaaattattttaaatataaaaataaatatgattatattcatgtaacgacccaaaatccGTGGGCACCAGAAAAGTGTGtattatcgggcctccgtcttagtaaactgagtcataaataattattagaaatactTACGAGattagttgtgtgtttaattaggttttagataggtgaatttggctcaattaagagtaattagcaaaagggattaaattacaatagaaGTGAAAATCTAAtcatagattaaaagaaagtaaaaagggctaaaatggcaattaagccatttaaaatGATTGAGGCGGcataaaggaataaaatttaagaatttatttgtttattatataattaatgatatttattatttattattagttattagttattattaaattaaaagatatttagtaattaaataattagtataaGATTTTTgggtaataataaattatgattttgccaagtgtgtggtaaaaataaaatacaagtgtattatatttatttatttacttgaaaatttagtaaaagataattgttaattaaataataatattatgagatttttatttgataagttAGTTAGATTGAAACAAGTGAATGGTAATGATTTAATGCAAGTGtactaataaaatacatacatttgtaatatttataattaattaatataatataaagtaaatgaaataaaatgaaataaaaacaaagcaaaagaaaggaaagaaacagaatagaagagacgaaacaggggagaaacagggagaaagaagaaaagaagaaaaagggaaaatagggttttgaagcttgaaatttaatttggtaagtcaaattagcccttttctcttaattctaatgttttaaaagctttaaaacaaagttttgatgggattaagttgatgttttgtaagttcataggttttcAAGTATAGTTTAAGTTGAACAAAAGAgatgaattagggattaaatagcatgaaatttaagttagaattgaaaagggattaaattgtaaaagaaactataagttttatgttttagggactaaattgaggaaaattcgaaatttgaaaaatatgctgaaattttgatagttaaatttgagtttggatgaagtttgaatagaaatagagtgtgaattgaattaggaaagtaagtgaatttaattaggattaaattgagaataaggaagaaattaaatagaaatttaattatttattataattagtgctgtaattaatagtataaattattatttttttcgtaGCTAATATTGCACCCGAGGCATCCAcgaggaaaggaaaggaaaaagtagACGAGGAATAGACACGAGAATTACGGTttgtatcactataattcaaactttattattattaagtgtttaatttgctaattatgtgtggtaagtattttaaggtaagtgtgtaataaataataaatttataatgtagTAATGAAATTGAAACCGATCTCGAACCAATTATGGGATCTTGGATATTGTTTTGATTCTTGAGTGAATTGTGAaaatactgaatattgttatgtataatgcattgaattgtgaaattactgAAGTAAAGAATTACTGTAATACTGTGAAACCGATTGAATTaaggaattataattgatactgaattaagatggaaatttatactgaaaagtgaattaaataccctattaactagtcgggctagttggatatagttggcatgccataggatatggaagtGTACGGGGTATTTGCCGGCTTACTGATCAAGCACTTATGTGCCGACCATCGTTATCATAtcgattcggcactttgtgtgtcgaatcttTATCTTATCATTCATCGactcggcactttgtgtgtcgaatctcGTTATCATTATTCATATTACAGTTCaacactttgtgtgttgaatctTCTTATCATATCGTTATTGATTATTGTatcttggtgtgtttggttggaatctgTATCCAtcgagtccgagtcaagttaatagggtaaatgaaATAAGTTTACTACTTAAATGATATGGTATATGTAAaaggtgaaatttgaaataaagaaataaaatgatgtttataaatatatataattaattgataatattaaatgattgaattgtttattagtagtgataattgtaataaaaagtatgtgtgtgatttaatgtatttaattataaattggaTTATAGTGATACCATTGAGTATATGCATACTCAATGTGCAGTTGTTTCCGTCTTGCAGTTGTAGAAGTCAAGCCGAACCAAAGATCCAAAGCCGGACCGACTTGACAaactttggtgatgtatattttctttagtaatgtggcatgtacataggatgtgtataaaggttattatgtttttaatataaatggttggaaatgttagtattataagtttatgaattataatgaaagaagtttatctatttctatttaattagcatattgataaattatattGGTATTATATTGATTGAGTTCGATTAGATTgtatttagaatagaaaatgagaatgtgaaatgaattggttgaattggttgtgattgGAAAAGATATGGTTTCtaattgcagggggttttatgtaaaaacaagtagaaatgctgccgaaatttttctaaaaatgaatgaagtcaattactaaaatattatatgaatttatgattttatcttaatgtgttaatatttatttaagaattattgtaaattatctGATATGTTCGGTAATGCATTGTAACTCTATTTCGGCggcggtttggggttagggggtgttacaattcagTTGGTAACTTGAAAGTGTTTAAATCGATACCGAATTTagtcaataattttattatatgtatatataataagatgTCTCCTTTGATATCAATGGTAGAGtcagaaataaaattttgaggcagaattaaattatatatttttacgataataaaaatgtaatttcatcattttaataacctatatctttataatttataaagtgttaaatcaaatttttattatttttgagggttaaagtgtaatttatcattactaatttaaaattttataaattataaaagacctaaattaaaattttaccattttagggGGGCCATGGCCCTCCAAGTTCTCTACGAAGCTCCTGTTTGAGATATTAGAACATTTTCTcttctcaacctttaaataaatgataaacgcgaaaattataaataataattaataccaACTCAtctctttaatttatttcagttaAGATAAACTTTACTCCGTAAAGGGGAGAGCTTACAACACAGTAATTGACTAAGCAAGCAACTACAGTACATGACACTTTTTTCGAGCTGAGGATTAGTGCAATAAcaataaaagataaaacaaagcatgaaaatggaaaaagttgtttttttaattactttccCATGATTAATTTCGCTCTTACATTATGACCTTCGTTGATATGGAAACGCTCCCCCAGACCAAAGTGAGCCATCAACAACCAAAAGAAGGTAATAAGCTCTCCACCTTGGCTTACATATGCTACATGTGTACTTGCTCGAAAATGACTTGCTGCATATGACACTAATTCCACCCACACTTTGCTCATATTTTCCACTTATTGTTCATCTTATTTAGCTCTTTGGCCAACATACATGCTTCAAACAACACTGATTTACTTGGGCCTCCCTTCACTTTCTGAAGGCCATCATCTGTCCACCAATACATTGATTTACTTGGGTCTCCCTTCACTTCTAGAGAGCCAACATTCGTCTTCACACCCAATAATTCTTCGCAAGCCTTCTTATCCTGATTTGGACGTAAATCCACCAACTTAAAGAACCTTTCAACCTCAGCACATATGTCacgaaattttattttcccaatacCCGTCACGGCAGACATCATGGTTGGCCTAAATTCTAGAAGATACAGCATGTAATCCGACAGGGTTTTACTGAACTGCCGATATGTCAATTCCTCCTTCTCATGATCCTGCCGATCTGTTGGATTCTCCGTGTCCTGTCGATTTGTATTCTTTCGAACCTTATCATCATCAGGGTGGTAACATAGATCTGTGGCAAGCCACAAGAGAATGCTCTCATCATACGGAACATCAATTAAATACCTCAGTAGCTTGCCACGTTCTGCATCTTCACAAGCATCCGTCAAAGCCTATTCACCTCTGGCTAAGGATATTCTCTTTGCGGTTTCTGGAGTATCTGCAAACTTAGATTTTGTTTTTAACTCCTCAAAGATGAATATCCATAGGTCCAAGCTGAATGGCTCGAGGGACACATACACCATCTCATCCATTAAATCTTTCGCACAAAAGGAAAAGATTTTTTCGAAACAGGGCCAGAAAATTTTACCTAGACCTTTTCTAATAGGGCTTAAACATTCTTCAATGACGTTGCAAATGCAGGTagcacatttatcaaaacattcATAGAGTTTCAAGAAACGAAGTATGCTTTCAAACATGATCTGCCACCAACTAGGGAATTCATGGATGCTTGTCCTATTACTTTTCAGACAGTATCTTATTAAGTTGTGTGATGAGATGGATCCAGACCACCTTCGAACTACAAGGGGAGTGGCAAGTAGTTCGTGTTCGGGACTGTGCTCGTATTTACAGTTACATGTAAAAGTCTTCCACCATGGCCTCATTAGGACAAGGAAAGCTTTGTAGATGGGTGCCCACTTGGGTGGACGTTCAGGGTCCTTTATAGAAGCAATACTTCGATCAGAAAAAATGAGTATGAAGATGTCTATTACATCCAGGGCAATAACACCAAGAAGCAAGGTGTAGATGATTCCAATATCAACTCCACGGAATTCATGTTTGTTTACTTTGAAATTAAAGATTCCAAAAGTAGCCAAAACACACGCAAGAGCTAGGAATCGCAAAATATAGCCAACATAGATCTTCTGCATCCTCAAGTGTAGAGCTTCCACCGTGGTATAGAGAGTTTCGTACAAGAAGTTGAGTTCAACCTCAATTACCCTTAGAGCATCTTTAGGGTCCCTAATTTTGAAGAAATCACGACTCTCGCCGCGCTTATGAAAGCCGAAGATGAGATCAACAACAAGTCCCTTGAATGTTTGGAAGTATTTATAAGCATAATGCACCACCTCTAAGTGCTTCAAGCGGTTCGTCTTAGGTGGAACATCAGAAGCCTTGGCTTCTTTATTAGGCTCCAGTGTTAAACTGATTTGTGTTGGGAGtttgttctttttcttaaagTCATATTCCTCTATAAGTTTACCGTAGTCGGGCCCAGGATCCAGCTTTTTGAGTATggaatctcaaaatttttccaagctCGCCTTATACAAAGCACATGTCCGCTCGCCGTACTTGATCATACCAGCCACAAACTTGAGTAATGTGGGAACCCATAGGCTCTTGTTGGGAAGTGACTGGATGAAGGCATAAACAACAGCCCCTGCTTGAAAGCCAAGGCCCAAAAAGTGTCTTAGCCAAAGCTCATTATCTTCGAGAGCAAAAGCTGTGATGGTATCAGGGCTTCTGAGGTGTAATAGAAGAAAGGGCGCCCAAAATGCTAATAGATCACTGTTCTCCTCGGGCTTCTGGTTGGCGTTGTGGCCGGCCTTGTCATATTGATTATGTTGGCTGTTGGAGATGAGACCAATTGCAAAATTGGCAACTGCGTCAGCCAACAAAAATGCAAACCTAATGAGGATGATATTGAATTTTCCTCTAGCAGATTTTCTGAGTAGAGCCACAAGAATCAATAGGGCCTGCAACAAGAGACTGAACAAAATGGCCCATCGGATGTTCCAACGAACCCAAATACTTTTCACTGCTTCAGTGGTATATAGAGAGATGTGAGGAGGCATTTCCCCCCTTCTACACTCTTTTCACTCTTCTCACTTGGCTCTTGTTATGGTTTGGTTAGGTAGAGGTTTGAGTAGAAGTTAAATACGACAGAGTTTTAAACATTGAAGCTTTCGTAGCTTTTACAAAAGCCAATCTTTTGTCATTCATCTTCCTCGACATTAAAGCTAAAGCTTGTGATAGAATAGATACCAAAAAAACATTAAAGAGAGCTAAAAAAAGAATGCCAAAGTAATCATGAAACTAATCTATCCATTGTTTATACTAACATGTTCATCTTCCTCGACATTAAAGTTAAAGCTTGTGATAGAATAGATACCAACAAAACATTAAAGAGagctaaaaaaaaagaaagccaAAGTAATCATGAAACTAATTTGTCCATTGTTTATACTAACATGTTCAGTAAAGTATGATATATTTGTTTTCCTCCAATTTTGGAATAACCCAAGGTCATCACACGCTTATACTTGGTTGTACAAACTATATGTACATCATCTCAGCCTGAGTGTGTACAAGTGCTCCCATCGGCACCACACTCGAGTGGCCCAACTAGTTTAACGTATTGAATAAacacaaaatgaaattttaaattataaaaagaaagaaaaaaacttagTGAATAAATAAAGGGTGAAATcgaataaaagaaaactaatgaAAATGAAGATTAGAGAAGAATTAAGCataaagaaatatgagaaaaatatgaagtaaataaattaaggaaaatttgaaaagcatgcagaaataagaataaaaaatattattcagtATATTAGTggtgtattttttaatttacgagtaaattgaaattttgttacATATCCTTAagttgtattaaaataaataaatagaatatacggaaaaattttaaccttgcttgtgaagttaaaaattttactcctatgtaccaaatatttattgtaaaaagtttaggaaataaagaagaaataataaagatcaaagagaaaaaataaaataaaaagggttaatatgtaatttgtcCCTGAATTTGTCCAAAAGTACCTAGTTGAtgcctaattttttttagaccTAGTTGATACTTGAACTTGTACTCTCATATAGTTTAGTACCTTCGAATTAGCATCGTTAGTTTATACTGATGTGATACGGATAGTTAATTACACAGTGACATGTGATAGGGCTCTATTTGTGACACTATGatgataaaaatacaattttttaaatatatatatataaattgataaaaaaaaaaagtataatatttttcacattaagatgtgttttaataattttatattttattttttacgttattattattttgaaaaaatacaattaaatttataaaatataaaatgaatacaATTTTGTTCAAGTTcattgttgatgttattttcttatttttattaatttatatatataaatatatataatttgatttttattaaaatatataaaattactaaaaaaaaattgaaatggatCTGGGCAAGTGGTTGTCCAGATTCAAATGAATCTGGACAATAATTTGTTTAGGTTCATTCTTGATGTGAAATAGAATTATACTTTtcaattgatttatatatttttaaagattttttttatgtctGCTATGTATCACGATGAAAGGTTTCTGCGTGTCATAGTGTGATAAActattgttagagttgtgtgacccgaatctcattacttgttaaagaaataaaatacagtggcaaAATAAGGGGATTTGTTTGGGGGTTCAACattttaaatagatgtagtcgaaactcctatTATATTATtcgtttttcaacattagtgaatttctcctcctctgcccgtgattttttctCGAAAGactttccacgtaaaatctgtgtgtttcatttttcttttcttattgttttgcAATCGTtttattgtcattatcgacgttGATTACAACAAATATCTATGCCACTTCAGAACAACCTAAAGTTGTTAGTGCGGAGGTATAACAGTGTGacaaaatacaagtttaattactaattaagtttaaaaattagatgCCAACTacatacttttaaataaattcaggAACAAATTACgtattaatataaaacaaaatatatttgtgAAGATCAagtaattaaaaggaaaagaaaggaaaacaaataaaggagtgaaaagagaaaagtgagcaaataaaatgatttaggaGAAACAAAACtaaccaataaaaaaaagaatcaaggaAGAAGAGGAAAGGGAAAAACAAGTAGGaatgtaaattatataaaattaaataattataaaagaaagtaggatgcagatttttttttttttttgagaaatagaaaagaataaGTGgatatcaagtaaataaaagggaaaggaataaaggaaaaagaaagactaAACTATTATTTTCAAAGTGTAACAATTTAAGTTGAAGAGTCTATGTATAAGTGGTAAATACACCATCTTATGATAGATTCGGATTATATCtgttttttaaatacaatacTTAGAACTACTTATAGCTCctctcaacccataaataggaggataatgcgctttagcATACTCGAACACACGTCCTCATACATTGATAACAATGCCCATATCAATTAAGATTATATAACCATCgttaaatcttaaatttcactttttatCTTTATACAATattgaagtttgaaaaaaaattcaaccttgaattttaattttagtttttgcaccttaatttttacataatttagtttttcaacttttataatatttttggttaATCTAAATATCTTATTCGATTAAAATCTTGACTTGAATTTCTAAAGATCGTTAATACCGTTAAAATTATCCATTAAATTCAAgtccattataatatatattttttgttacatAGCTACTAAgtgaatatttatttgttaatttcaaTATGTTACACCAATaactttaatgaaaaattttaacaatttaatcactgaacttaaatttttaaatccagaaaataaaaataaaaatatggatggagagtaattttttttttgaataatcttaTTATAAATTCTGGTCATAGACGCACTGCATAGAACTACCCATAACCTctctccaacccataaataagaggataatattTTTCAGCGCATTTGAATCCACATCCTCCTATATTGGCAACAATAACATGCCAATCAAATTAAGACTGAATCAGTAAATggagattaatttttaaatgtagaaaagaaataaaaattctaattaggTCTTAAGTAAGCTAATCCAATGCAAAGCTTGGACAGTATCATAATAGTaattaggggtgtgcaaaaGTTTTACAAACCCACAATGAATGGAAccgaaaattttctttctttttattggGTTTAGTGGATTTCAAAGTCtagtttaattgatttattcacttagtgttcaattttgatattttacattgaataaatcaaaattattagaCCCAAAACCCATTTACATACctaaattcaaaatacaataaacaCTCAATATATATACCCAATACTCAGTAAAACCCCAACCCAACTGATATATCAAACACTAAATATACATTTCATCTTTGGTTTCAAGTTCGAGAAAGTATGGGagaattttaattgataaagtAATTTTAGTTAGACAATTTTGTTAAACATACTTCCAGGACTTTAGATTTCAGTTGAGCAATACTGCAGTAACTATTGATTTTGacataataatttgaaaaatcgattcagtttaaacttttaattcGGTTTGgtttaatcaattttatgatttatttggtttatttaact harbors:
- the LOC105762259 gene encoding uncharacterized protein LOC105762259; the protein is MPPHISLYTTEAVKSIWVRWNIRWAILFSLLLQALLILVALLRKSARGKFNIILIRFAFLLADAVANFAIGLISNSQHNQYDKAGHNANQKPEENSDLLAFWAPFLLLHLRSPDTITAFALEDNELWLRHFLGLGFQAGAVVYAFIQSLPNKSLWVPTLLKFVAEEYDFKKKNKLPTQISLTLEPNKEAKASDVPPKTNRLKHLEVVHYAYKYFQTFKGLVVDLIFGFHKRGESRDFFKIRDPKDALRVIEVELNFLYETLYTTVEALHLRMQKIYVGYILRFLALACVLATFGIFNFKVNKHEFRGVDIGIIYTLLLGVIALDVIDIFILIFSDRSIASIKDPERPPKWAPIYKAFLVLMRPWWKTFTCNCKYEHSPEHELLATPLVVRRWSGSISSHNLIRYCLKSNRTSIHEFPSWWQIMFESILRFLKLYECFDKCATCICNVIEECLSPIRKGLGKIFWPCFEKIFSFCAKDLMDEMVYVSLEPFSLDLWIFIFEELKTKSKFADTPETAKRISLARDLCYHPDDDKVRKNTNRQDTENPTDRQDHEKEELTYRQFSKTLSDYMLYLLEFRPTMMSAVTGIGKIKFRDICAEVERFFKLVDLRPNQDKKACEELLGVKTNVGSLEVKGDPSKSMYWWTDDGLQKVKGGPSKSVLFEACMLAKELNKMNNKWKI